One genomic window of Gavia stellata isolate bGavSte3 chromosome 7, bGavSte3.hap2, whole genome shotgun sequence includes the following:
- the LRRC9 gene encoding LOW QUALITY PROTEIN: leucine-rich repeat-containing protein 9 (The sequence of the model RefSeq protein was modified relative to this genomic sequence to represent the inferred CDS: inserted 7 bases in 5 codons; deleted 2 bases in 2 codons; substituted 17 bases at 17 genomic stop codons), which yields MFFLGYPRIEGMKYFPAITTVILIGQNIQKISDLEYCLLLKELWIAECCIVKIDGLXICVNLQKLYLYCDEISSIENLEVLTKLNLLWLNNNLIKNIEGLHTLXNLQEVNLTGSLVEKIGRVISNVHSPDHPKLEHELAKLQMLRXTSSNKSLRHKNHLETENSVHDNEDTEKTCLEKAFLQKINALEERIVFQNRKLNEYNLKDFQVEMKKSFNLVVXFLLMELERVGNIRFEEALSNSPWFSFSCDXIQSRFCTXDFRAYSIMGMKTNHIFRVHNQILRLKFKEKFQIFLXKEVFSVAENQHNENLESFPISSLCRFSKKEKMESLSYICNPEXPVKEKQLLQMLEDSFKGLEVHIATGKKAFLLCNSLSICECPRTEFLKQXAKAEGKNSSDPEKSFKHGKAIIAKVFLGRSAPAYAMNPIYQVNYAEANSVFRPWRCLESDASTSGNEMWASLEQRNXDCSHWHCEWFVFDHELLLPEYIAEFEYVTLLKAQCLFSTCNITVEERSTERFILSHGLQRDDEVLNMEPTAKVRPQIACLNEKKPIFSVAKANIXSELPVLNLNGNSLSTLQDISHLETFQKLIISFNEFTSLKNIYDLPSREYFDVSVNHVITSEGIRGLSKLQFFNLSCNQLKKSREDINNFHKHTPNILSLDITHNPWHKVHISTXNSWKSILTMTTVIKAXNLLYYTLNTVFSFFFPQVSLLEYSRTDEEKTTILSVLPCAKILSQICKTKADSQMHCNNWYSMITVLNRDDQHXFKISNWEKLECLRWASFSNNNLTRVEGIKSCLSLEELTLDENYISTLDGISKLTKLTRHSXNNNHLISLKRHMFENLSXPLYSSIENNRITSLVGLKKTNSLIELHISNNFVYTNQEIHHLKGLTNLIILDMSRNXIVWKQDHYRLFVLFYLPSLKALDGIAVVSYSKEKAHDFVIAERLGHSDCTEMQELNWTASNIIAVKLVLVVQFRNICGMNLQNNNLMSFSGLIFLPNAKVLXLNYNHIESTLPGQKLPNQVTNRQQLYGKVASHGYGQEGLAKESKDAEFEENLPLIMQSSEDFHLGYNGITNMAQIQLSRLKILKLLFLQRNYISQIEGLECLPFLQKLVLDHNHIKMISQGFLASQNGLLTLRLEQNQIXELNSLQPXVKLQELFLDFNRTQESSKLEKLQVIPSLKVLSKHGNPISIFGFPVASSPEDSRFPALPANFTRHNPLRITNGNLNENVNHLFGSDLIFGHELEEPLLNKSNENKSKNPEITKKNLXSIHAERVLRQAKGATTNLLNHLAHHCATSGTSQLHQGNXQNAGR from the exons ATGTTTTTCTTGGGTTATCCAAGAATTGAAGGCATGAAATATTTCCCAGCTATAACTACTGTCATTCTCATTGgacaaaatattcaaaagatTTCAGATCTAGAGTACTGCCTGTTGCTCAAAGAGCTGTGGATTGCTGAATGCTGTATAGTG aaaatagatgGTCTATGAATATGTGTAAATTTGCAAAAGCTTTATCTTTATTGCGATGAAATTTCCAGCATTGAAAATCTGGAAGTGCTAACAAAGCTGAATCTACTTTGGTTGAATAATAACCTGATCAAGAATATAGAG GGCTTACATACTCTGTAGAATTTGCAAGAGGTCAACCTCACTGGGAGCTTAGTAGAAAAAATAGGAAG AGTCAtatccaatgtacacagcccTGATCATCCCAAA CTGGAACATGAATTGGCCAAGCTGCAAATGTTGAGGTAAACATCAAGTAATAAATCTCTAAGGCATAAGAATCATCTGGaaactgaaaattcagttcATGATAATGAAGATACAGAAAAGACATGTCTTGAAAAAGCattcttacaa aaaataaatgcattggAGGAAAGAATAGTATTCcagaacagaaaactgaatgAGTAT AATTTAAAAGATTTCCAagtagaaatgaagaaaagttttaatttgGTAGTATAATTCTTGTTGATGGAATTGGAAAGAGTGGGAAACATTCGCTTTGAAGAAGCTTTATCAAATAGTCCATG GTTTAGTTTTTCTTGTGA AATTCAATCACGATTTTGTACCTAGGACTTCAGAGCATACAGTATCATgggaatgaaaacaaatcacATCTTTAGAGTGCATAATCAAATTCTGAGGCTGAAATTCAAGGAGaagtttcaaatatttctgtaaaaagaagttttcagtgtAGCAGA GAATCAG CATAATGAAAACCTGGAGTCTTTccctatttcttctctttgtcgtttctcaaaaaaagaaaagatggaatCTCTCTCTTACATATGCAATCCTGAATAGCCAGTtaaggaaaagcagctgctaCAAATGCTGGAGGATAGTTTCAAGGGTCTGGAAGTGCATATA gctacaggaaaaaaagcttttcttctctgtaacaGTCTAAGCATATGTGAATGTCCCAGAACAGAGTTTCTGAAACAATAAGCTAAGGCAGAAGGCAAAAACAGCAGTGATCCAGAGAAGTCATTCAAGCATG GGAAAGCAATAATTGCAAAAGTTTTCCTTGGCCGCAGTGCTCCAGCTTATGCAATGAATCCCATCTATCAAGTCAACTACGCAGAAGCTAATTCAGTATTCAGGCCATGGAGATGCCTAGAAAGTGATGCATCTACTTCTGGCAATG AAATGTGGGCTTCCTTGGAACAGAGAAATTGAGATTGCAGCCATTGGCATTGCGAGTGGTTTGTGTTTGACCATGAACTGCTCCTGCCAGAATACATTGCTGAGTTTGAGTACGTTACACTG ctCAAAGCCCAGTGTTTGTTTTCTACGTGCAATATAACTGTGgaagagagaagcacagaaagatTTATTCTGTCTCATGGTTTGCAACGTGATGATGAAGTTTTGAATATGGAACCGACAGCAAAGGTCAGGCCTCAGATTGCttgcttaaatgaaaaaaaaccaatatTTTCAGTGGCCAAGGCCAATATTTAGTCAG AGTTGCCA GTTTTGAATTTGAATGGGAACAGCCTGAGCACTCTGCAGGACATCTCT CActtagaaacatttcaaaagcttATCATCAGCTTTAATGAATTTACTTCCTTAAAGAATATTTATGACCTT CCCAGCCGGGAATATTTTGATGTGAGCGTTAACCATGTGATCACTTCTGAGGGCATTAGAGGCTTAAGCAAACTGCAGTTCTTCAACCTGAGCTGTAACCAGCTGAAAAAGTCCAGGGAAGATATAAATAACTTTCATAAACACACTCCCAACATACTCAGTCTTGACATCACACACAACCCATGGCATAAGGTGCATATCAGCACTTGAAATTCCTGGAAAAGCATTCTAACCATGACCACAGTTATAAAGGCTTAAAATCTG TTATATTATACACTaaatacagtgttttctttttttttccctcaggtGTCTCTGTTAGAATATTCTAGGACTGATGAAGAAAAAACTACTATTCTCAGTGTACTTCCTTGTGCTAAAATTCTGTCTCAAATTTGCAAGACCAAGGCAGATTCGCAGATGCATTGTAATAACTGGTATTCAATG ATCACGGTCTTAAATCGGGATGACCAAC TCTTCAAAATTTCCAACTGGGAAAAATTGGAGTGTTTAAGATGGGCATCATTTAGCAACAACAATCTTACACGTGTAGAAGGAATAAAGTCTTGTCTTAGCCTCGAAGAACTCACTTTAGATGAAAACTACATTTCAACACTAGATG gaaTTTCAAAGCTCACCAAACTTACAAGACATA TTAATAATAACCATCTTATCAGCCTCAAAAGACATATGTTTGAAAATCTGTCTTAGCCTCTATACAGTTCCATTGAGAACAACAGAATCACATCTTTAGTTGGtttaaagaaaactaactcACTAATAGAGCTACACATAAGTAATAACTTTGTTTACACCAACCAAGAGATACATCATTTAAAGG GTTTAACTAATCTGATAATTTTGGACATGAGTAGAAACTGAATAGTCTGGAAACAAGATCACTACCGACTATTTGTATTATTCTATCTTCCCTCTCTCAAAGCCTTAGATGGCATTGCAGTAGTAAGTTATTCT AAGGAGAAAGCGCATGATTTCGTGATTGCAGAAAGACTGGGACATTCAGACTGCACAGAAATGCAAGAATTAAATTGGACAGCTTCTAATATCAT AGCTGTAAAGCTGGTGCTAGTGGTCCAGTTTAGAAATATCTGTGGCATGAATTTACAAAACAATAATCTCATGTCTTTCAGTGGTCTAATCTTCCTTCCTAATGCCAAG GTATTGTGACTGAACTACAATCACATTGAATCAACACTGCCTGGACAAAAGCTCCCAAATCAGGTAACAAATAGGCAGCAGCTGTACGGAAAGGTGGCCTCTCATGGCTATGGACAGGAAGGACTTGCCAAAGAAAGCAA GGATGCAGAATTTGAAGAAAACCTGCCCTTGATAATGCAGAGTTCGGAAGATTTTCATCTGGGCTATAATGGAATTACTAACATGGCTCAGATACAGCTTAGCAGGCTAAAAATCTTGAAACTTCTGTTTTTGCAGA GAAACTACATCAGCCAAATTGAAGGACTTGAATGTCTCCCCTTTCTGCAGAAGTTGGTATTGGACCATAACCACATTAAAATGATTTCACAAGGTTTTCTTGCTAGTCAGAATGGTCTTTTGACTCTTCGTCTGGAGCAAAACCAAATATGAGAACTGAACAGTTTACAAC TGGTAAAATTACAGGAACTGTTTCTGGACTTCAATAGAACTCAA GAATCATCTAAACTAGAAAAACTTCAAGTTATTCCCAGTCTTAAGGTGCTCTCAAAACACGGAAATCCAATAAGTATATTC